From Streptomyces griseorubiginosus, one genomic window encodes:
- a CDS encoding alpha/beta hydrolase: protein MSTPDTIVLVHGFWVTPRSWEHWAAHYEKRGYRVLTPAYPGFEVEVESLNADPTPVEKVTVPQIVESLVAVVEGLDRPPVLIGHSAGGVFVQLLLDRGYGAAGVALNSAPTEGVAVLPLTQVKAAFPVLRNPANRHRAVALDFEQWHYAFTNTFPEEESRALYERYAVPASGSIFFDSALATLRPGHQSTYVDYHNDNRAPLLFVAGEHDHLMPPKVQRSNARHYKSNTVTEFKEYPGRPHLLPAAPGWEEIADHVLDWAVSHAE from the coding sequence ATGAGCACGCCGGACACCATCGTCCTGGTCCACGGTTTCTGGGTCACCCCGAGGAGCTGGGAGCACTGGGCCGCCCACTACGAGAAGCGCGGCTACCGCGTCCTCACCCCCGCCTACCCCGGGTTCGAGGTCGAGGTCGAGTCCCTGAACGCCGATCCGACGCCCGTCGAGAAGGTCACCGTCCCGCAGATCGTCGAAAGCCTCGTGGCCGTGGTCGAAGGCCTGGACCGGCCGCCCGTCCTGATCGGCCACTCCGCCGGCGGCGTGTTCGTGCAGCTGCTCCTGGACCGCGGGTACGGGGCGGCGGGCGTCGCCCTCAACTCGGCGCCCACGGAAGGGGTCGCGGTGCTGCCGCTGACCCAGGTCAAGGCGGCCTTCCCGGTCCTCAGGAACCCGGCCAACCGGCACCGCGCGGTGGCCCTGGACTTCGAGCAGTGGCACTACGCGTTCACCAACACGTTTCCCGAGGAGGAGTCCCGGGCCCTGTACGAGCGGTACGCCGTCCCCGCCTCCGGCAGCATCTTCTTCGACAGCGCCCTGGCCACCCTGCGCCCCGGCCACCAGAGCACCTACGTCGACTACCACAACGACAACCGCGCTCCCCTGCTCTTCGTGGCGGGTGAGCACGACCATCTGATGCCGCCGAAGGTGCAGCGGTCCAACGCCCGGCACTACAAGTCGAACACGGTCACGGAGTTCAAGGAGTACCCGGGCCGTCCGCACCTCCTGCCCGCCGCTCCCGGCTGGGAGGAGATCGCCGACCACGTCCTCGACTGGGCCGTGTCGCACGCCGAGTAG
- a CDS encoding MBL fold metallo-hydrolase, which produces MTEARITHVGGPTTLIEAAGWRLLTDPTFDPPGRRYSFGPGASSTKTTGPALKAAELPPLDAVLLTHDHHADNLDTAGRALLPGVDTVLTTPSGAVRLGGSSHGLAAWTTSRLEAPGRPTLEVTATPARHGPPLSRPLVGEVTGFSLRWEGQRHGALWITGDTVLFAGVREVPRRIDVGTVLLHLGGVRFPLTDPLRYTMTAAPALELCGLLRPHTVLPVHYEGWSHFREGREAVEAELGRAPADLRARFRWLTPGTPLAVEV; this is translated from the coding sequence ATGACCGAGGCGCGCATCACCCACGTCGGTGGGCCGACCACGCTGATCGAGGCGGCCGGCTGGCGGCTGCTGACGGACCCGACGTTCGACCCGCCCGGCCGCCGTTACTCCTTCGGCCCGGGCGCCTCCTCCACGAAGACCACGGGCCCGGCCCTCAAGGCGGCCGAACTCCCGCCGCTGGACGCCGTGTTGCTGACACACGACCATCACGCCGACAACCTCGACACCGCGGGCCGCGCCCTGCTGCCCGGCGTGGACACGGTCCTGACCACCCCGTCCGGGGCGGTCCGGCTCGGCGGCTCCTCCCACGGCCTCGCCGCGTGGACGACCTCGCGTCTGGAGGCACCCGGTCGCCCCACCTTGGAGGTCACGGCGACCCCGGCCCGGCACGGGCCTCCCCTGTCCCGCCCGCTGGTCGGCGAGGTCACGGGCTTCTCCCTGCGCTGGGAGGGCCAGCGGCACGGCGCGCTGTGGATCACCGGCGACACGGTCCTGTTCGCCGGGGTCCGCGAAGTTCCCCGGCGGATCGACGTGGGCACGGTGCTGCTCCACCTGGGCGGGGTGCGCTTCCCCCTGACCGACCCGCTCCGCTACACGATGACCGCGGCCCCGGCGCTCGAACTGTGCGGTCTGCTGCGCCCGCACACCGTGCTGCCCGTGCACTACGAGGGCTGGTCGCACTTCCGGGAGGGCCGCGAAGCCGTCGAGGCCGAACTCGGCCGCGCCCCCGCGGACCTCCGCGCCCGCTTCCGCTGGCTCACACCCGGCACTCCGCTGGCCGTCGAGGTCTGA
- a CDS encoding flavoprotein: MTEQDETPPFLYVVVCAAGIAADVGKLITAAQEREWHVGVIATPTAMNGFFDTAAVEAQTGYPIRSAWRRPGEPRPFPAPDAVVVAPATFNTVNKWAAGIADTLAVGTLCEVAGQGVPIGVLTCVSDDLAAHPAYQESLIRLRGMGVRFGHPYQGVEGEEFGWERALDLLE, translated from the coding sequence GTGACCGAACAGGACGAGACACCGCCCTTTCTCTACGTCGTCGTCTGCGCCGCCGGTATCGCCGCGGACGTCGGCAAGCTGATCACCGCCGCGCAGGAGCGGGAGTGGCACGTCGGGGTCATCGCCACGCCCACCGCCATGAACGGCTTCTTCGACACGGCCGCCGTCGAGGCGCAGACCGGTTACCCGATCCGTTCCGCCTGGCGCCGCCCCGGAGAGCCACGGCCCTTCCCGGCGCCCGACGCGGTGGTGGTCGCCCCGGCCACCTTCAACACCGTCAACAAGTGGGCGGCGGGCATCGCCGACACCCTCGCCGTGGGCACGCTGTGCGAGGTGGCCGGGCAGGGCGTCCCGATCGGTGTCCTGACCTGCGTCTCCGACGACCTCGCCGCCCATCCCGCCTACCAGGAAAGCCTGATCCGGCTGCGCGGGATGGGCGTGCGGTTCGGACACCCCTACCAGGGCGTCGAGGGCGAGGAGTTCGGGTGGGAGCGGGCGCTGGACCTGCTGGAGTGA
- a CDS encoding nuclear transport factor 2 family protein — protein MTDRPPLLPFMRETAAQKVQAAEDAWNSRDPQRVALAYSEDSVWRNRGTFVTGRAQIVEFLTAKWAREREYALRKDLWAYDGNRIAVRFQYECRDAEGQWWRSYGNELWEFDEHGLMTRREASINDVPIEEKERRIHGPRPEAERGLSFPLQ, from the coding sequence ATGACCGACCGCCCGCCGCTGCTGCCCTTCATGCGGGAGACCGCCGCCCAGAAGGTGCAGGCCGCCGAGGACGCCTGGAACAGCCGAGACCCGCAGCGGGTGGCGCTCGCCTACTCCGAGGACTCCGTGTGGCGCAACCGCGGCACCTTCGTCACCGGCCGCGCCCAGATCGTCGAGTTCCTCACCGCCAAGTGGGCCCGCGAGCGGGAGTACGCGCTGCGCAAGGACCTGTGGGCCTACGACGGCAACCGCATCGCCGTCCGCTTCCAGTACGAGTGCCGGGACGCCGAAGGGCAGTGGTGGCGGTCGTACGGCAACGAGCTGTGGGAGTTCGACGAGCACGGGCTGATGACCCGGCGCGAGGCGAGCATCAACGACGTGCCGATCGAGGAGAAGGAGCGCCGGATCCACGGCCCGCGCCCCGAGGCCGAACGGGGGCTGTCCTTCCCGCTTCAGTAG
- a CDS encoding TetR/AcrR family transcriptional regulator produces MDSAVARERVLDAAEELFYGRGIQSVGMDDIRGTSGVSLKRLYQLFPAKEQLVEAYLERRDGRWRGRLAEFVERRPDPDERILAVFEWLEHWFGEEGFRGCAWINSYGELGATSDRVAHQVRAHKKAFGDYLGALVADAGRPADLAGPLFLLAEGAMVTAGITRSTRPAVQAREAARMLLDR; encoded by the coding sequence ATGGACAGCGCAGTGGCTCGCGAGCGGGTGCTGGACGCCGCCGAGGAGCTGTTCTACGGACGGGGCATCCAGTCCGTCGGCATGGACGACATACGCGGCACCTCCGGGGTCTCCCTCAAGCGGCTCTACCAGCTCTTCCCGGCGAAGGAACAGCTGGTGGAGGCCTATCTGGAGCGCCGGGACGGGCGCTGGCGGGGGCGACTCGCGGAGTTCGTGGAGCGCCGGCCGGACCCGGACGAGCGGATCCTCGCGGTCTTCGAGTGGCTGGAGCACTGGTTCGGCGAGGAGGGCTTCCGCGGGTGCGCCTGGATCAACTCGTACGGCGAGCTGGGCGCGACCTCGGACCGGGTGGCGCACCAGGTCCGGGCGCACAAGAAGGCGTTCGGGGACTACCTCGGCGCACTCGTGGCCGACGCCGGACGGCCCGCCGACCTGGCCGGGCCGTTGTTCCTGCTCGCCGAGGGGGCGATGGTGACGGCGGGCATCACCCGGAGCACGCGTCCTGCCGTCCAGGCACGGGAGGCGGCCCGGATGCTGCTGGACCGCTGA
- a CDS encoding ferredoxin, whose protein sequence is MHIDIDKDVCIGAGQCALAAPGVFTQDDDGFSTLLPGGQDGGDPMVREAARACPVAAITVSETVG, encoded by the coding sequence ATGCACATCGACATCGACAAGGACGTCTGTATCGGGGCGGGCCAGTGCGCCCTGGCCGCGCCGGGTGTCTTCACCCAGGACGACGACGGCTTCAGCACGCTCCTGCCCGGCGGCCAGGACGGCGGCGACCCCATGGTCCGGGAAGCCGCCCGTGCCTGCCCGGTCGCCGCCATCACCGTGTCGGAGACGGTGGGCTGA
- a CDS encoding cytochrome P450, producing MTETEPVAFPQDRTCPYHPPTAYDPLRAARPLSRITLYDGRPAWLVTGHDTARALLADPRLSTDRTRDGFPAPTARFAGLKKRRTALLGVDDPEHRVQRRMMVPSFTLRRATALRPRIQEIVDERIDAMIAQGPPAELVSAFALPVPSTVICALLGVPYADHDFFEGQSRRLLRGPAADDVMDARDQLEQYIDELIDHKQKQPEPGDGVLDELVHGQLRDGELTRQDVIALAIILLVAGHETTANMISLGTFTLLRHPDRLAELRTDPALVPAAVEELMRMLSIADGLLRMALEDIEVAGTTIRAGEGVVFSTSVVNRDEDVYTDPDTLDWHRPARHHIGFGFGIHQCLGQNLARAELEIALRTLFDRLPALRLAAPAEEIPFKPGDTIQGMLELPVTW from the coding sequence ATGACGGAAACGGAACCTGTCGCGTTCCCCCAGGACCGGACCTGCCCCTACCACCCGCCCACCGCCTACGACCCCCTGCGCGCCGCCCGCCCGCTGTCCCGGATCACCCTCTACGACGGCCGTCCGGCCTGGCTGGTCACCGGACACGACACCGCCCGCGCCCTGCTCGCCGACCCCCGGCTGTCCACCGACCGCACCCGCGACGGCTTCCCGGCGCCCACGGCGCGCTTCGCGGGCCTCAAGAAGCGGAGGACGGCCCTGCTGGGGGTCGACGACCCCGAACACCGGGTCCAGCGGCGCATGATGGTCCCCAGTTTCACGCTCCGCCGGGCCACCGCGCTGCGCCCCCGCATCCAGGAGATCGTCGACGAACGCATCGACGCGATGATCGCGCAGGGCCCGCCGGCCGAGCTGGTGAGCGCCTTCGCGCTGCCCGTCCCGTCGACCGTGATCTGCGCCCTCCTGGGCGTGCCCTACGCCGACCACGACTTCTTCGAGGGGCAGTCCCGGCGGCTGCTGCGCGGTCCCGCGGCCGACGACGTCATGGACGCCCGCGATCAACTCGAGCAATACATCGACGAGTTGATCGACCACAAGCAGAAGCAGCCGGAGCCGGGCGACGGCGTGCTCGACGAACTCGTCCACGGACAGCTGCGGGACGGCGAGCTGACCCGTCAGGACGTGATCGCGCTGGCGATCATCCTGCTGGTCGCCGGCCACGAGACCACCGCCAACATGATCTCCCTCGGCACGTTCACGCTGCTCCGGCACCCGGACCGGCTCGCCGAGTTGCGCACCGACCCGGCGCTGGTCCCGGCCGCGGTAGAGGAGCTGATGCGGATGCTGTCGATCGCCGACGGGCTGCTGCGGATGGCTCTGGAGGACATCGAGGTGGCCGGGACGACGATCCGGGCGGGGGAGGGGGTCGTCTTCTCGACCTCGGTCGTCAACCGCGACGAGGACGTCTACACCGACCCGGACACCCTCGACTGGCACCGGCCCGCCCGGCACCACATCGGGTTCGGCTTCGGCATCCACCAGTGCCTCGGCCAGAACCTCGCGCGCGCGGAACTGGAGATCGCCCTGCGGACCCTCTTCGACCGGCTGCCCGCCCTCCGCCTCGCCGCCCCCGCCGAAGAGATCCCCTTCAAACCCGGCGACACCATCCAGGGGATGCTGGAGCTCCCCGTGACCTGGTAA